From the genome of Excalfactoria chinensis isolate bCotChi1 chromosome 12, bCotChi1.hap2, whole genome shotgun sequence, one region includes:
- the TXNRD3 gene encoding thioredoxin reductase 3 isoform X1, which yields MPPPGQTQLPDWDGLKLRVRTLIATHRVMIFSKSYCPYCHRVKELFSSLGVQYYALELDVTEDGPSIQQVLAELTNQRTVPNVFVDGKHIGGCDATYKAYENGTLQKLLGDVKDAETYDYDLIVIGGGSGGLACSKEAATLGKKVMVLDYVVPTPLGTSWGLGGTCVNVGCIPKKLMHQAALLGQALKDSRAYGWQYEEQVKHNWEIMVEAVQNYIGSLNWGYRLSLREKSVTYQNSYGEFVEPHKIKATNRKGQVTYHTAQTFVLATGERPRYLGIPGDKEYCITSDDLFSLPYCPGKTLVVGASYVALECAGFLAGLGLDVTVMVRSILLRGFDQEMAEKIGAHMETHGVTFIRKFVPTQVERLEDGTPGRLKVTAKSTEGPEIFEGEYNTVLIAIGRDACTRNIGLQTIGVKINEKNGKVPVNDEEQTNVPYVYAIGDILDGKLELTPVAIQAGKLLARRLYGGSSTKCDYINVPTTVFTPLEYGSCGLAEEKAIEEYGKQNLEVYHSLFWPLEWTVPGRDNNTCYAKIICNKLDSNRVIGFHVLGPNAGEVTQGFAAAIKCGLTKELLDETIGIHPTCAEVFTTMDITKSSGQDITQRGC from the exons ATGCCGCCACCTGGGCAGACGCAGCTCCCAGACTGGGATGGCCTGAAGCTCCGCGTGCGGACCCTCATCGCCACGCACCGCGTCATGATCTTCAGCAAGAGCTACTGTCCCTATTGCCATCGG GTAAAAGAGCTCTTCAGCTCACTAGGTGTACAGTACTATGCTTTGGAACTGGATGTAACTG aGGATGGACCCAGTATTCAGCAAGTGTTAGCAGAGCTAACTAATCAGAGGACAGTGCCTAATGTTTTTGTCGATGGAAAACATATAGGTGGCTGTGATGCAACTTACAAG GCTTATGAGAATGGAACGCTGCAGAAACTTCTTGGGGATGTCAAAGATGCAGAAACCTATGATTATGACCTCATTGTTATTGGTGGTGGCTCAGGTGGACTCGCTTGTTCCAAG gaagCTGCTACCTTGGGAAAGAAGGTGATGGTATTAGATTATGTTGTGCCAACGCCCCTGGGAACTTCCTGGG GACTTGGTGGTACATGTGTAAATGTAGGTTGTATTCCGAAGAAGCTAATGCATCAAGCGGCTCTTCTTGGGCAGGCACTCAAAGATTCAAGGGCGTATGGCTGGCAGTATGAAGAACAAG TTAAACACAACTGGGAGATCATGGTAGAAGCAGTTCAAAACTACATTGGCTCTTTAAACTGGGGCTATCGATTGTCGTTAAGAGAGAAATCTGTGACATACCAGAATTCCTATGGAGAATTTGTTGAACCACACAAAATTAAG GCAACTAATAGAAAAGGACAAGTAACCTATCACACAGCACAGACTTTTGTCCTGGCCACAGGAGAAAGGCCTCGATATCTGGGTATTCCTGGAGATAAAGAATACTGTATTACAAG tgatGACCTCTTCTCCCTGCCTTACTGCCCTGGCAAAACACTAGTTGTGGGTGCTTCCTATGTGGCACTGGAATGTGCAGGATTTCTTGCTGGTTTAGGTCTAGATGTCACAGTAATGGTGCGTTCTATACTCCTCCGAGGCTTTGACCAAGAGATGGCAGAAAAAATAGGTGCCCACATGGAAACACATGGTGTAACATTCATAAGAAAGTTTGTACCTACTCAG GTAGAAAGGCTGGAGGATGGCACACCAGGAAGATTAAAAGTGACAGCAAAGTCTACCGAGGGTCCAGAAATTTTTGAAGGAGAATATAACACT gttttgaTAGCCATTGGTCGGGATGCATGCACCAGAAATATTGGCTTACAGACAATTGGTGTCAAAATCAATGAGAA GAATGGGAAAGTACCTGTAAATGATGAAGAACAAACCAACGTGCCTTATGTTTATGCTATTGGAGATATCTTGGATGGAAAGCTTGAACTTACTCCTGTTGCCATTCAGGCAGGGAAACTCTTGGCCCGCAGGCTCTATGGTGGTAGTTCCACAAAG TGTGACTATATCAACGTACCAACGACAGTGTTTACTCCTCTAGAGTATGGCAGCTGTGGGCTAGCTGAAGAGAAAGCCATTGAAGAATATGGAAAGCAAAATTTGGAG GTTTATCACAGCTTGTTCTGGCCACTTGAATGGACAGTACCAGGCAGAGATAACAATACTTGTTATGCAAAGATTATCTGCAACAAGCTTGACAGC AACCGTGTCATAGGATTTCATGTTCTTGGACCTAATGCTGGTGAAGTTACCCAAGGTTTTGCAGCTGCAATAAAATGTGGTCTCACCAAAGAACTCCTTGATGAAACAATTGGTATCCATCCAACCTGTGCAGAG gtgTTCACTACAATGGATATTACAAAGTCTTCAGGACAAGACATCACTCAACGGGGCTGCTGA
- the TXNRD3 gene encoding thioredoxin reductase 3 isoform X2, whose amino-acid sequence MPPPGQTQLPDWDGLKLRVRTLIATHRVMIFSKSYCPYCHRVKELFSSLGVQYYALELDVTEDGPSIQQVLAELTNQRTVPNVFVDGKHIGGCDATYKAYENGTLQKLLGDVKDAETYDYDLIVIGGGSGGLACSKEAATLGKKVMVLDYVVPTPLGTSWGLGGTCVNVGCIPKKLMHQAALLGQALKDSRAYGWQYEEQVKHNWEIMVEAVQNYIGSLNWGYRLSLREKSVTYQNSYGEFVEPHKIKATNRKGQVTYHTAQTFVLATGERPRYLGIPGDKEYCITSDDLFSLPYCPGKTLVVGASYVALECAGFLAGLGLDVTVMVRSILLRGFDQEMAEKIGAHMETHGVTFIRKFVPTQAKRLEDGTPGRLKVTAKSTEGPEIFEGEYNTVLIAIGRDACTRNIGLQTIGVKINEKNGKVPVNDEEQTNVPYVYAIGDILDGKLELTPVAIQAGKLLARRLYGGSSTKCDYINVPTTVFTPLEYGSCGLAEEKAIEEYGKQNLEVYHSLFWPLEWTVPGRDNNTCYAKIICNKLDSNRVIGFHVLGPNAGEVTQGFAAAIKCGLTKELLDETIGIHPTCAEVFTTMDITKSSGQDITQRGC is encoded by the exons ATGCCGCCACCTGGGCAGACGCAGCTCCCAGACTGGGATGGCCTGAAGCTCCGCGTGCGGACCCTCATCGCCACGCACCGCGTCATGATCTTCAGCAAGAGCTACTGTCCCTATTGCCATCGG GTAAAAGAGCTCTTCAGCTCACTAGGTGTACAGTACTATGCTTTGGAACTGGATGTAACTG aGGATGGACCCAGTATTCAGCAAGTGTTAGCAGAGCTAACTAATCAGAGGACAGTGCCTAATGTTTTTGTCGATGGAAAACATATAGGTGGCTGTGATGCAACTTACAAG GCTTATGAGAATGGAACGCTGCAGAAACTTCTTGGGGATGTCAAAGATGCAGAAACCTATGATTATGACCTCATTGTTATTGGTGGTGGCTCAGGTGGACTCGCTTGTTCCAAG gaagCTGCTACCTTGGGAAAGAAGGTGATGGTATTAGATTATGTTGTGCCAACGCCCCTGGGAACTTCCTGGG GACTTGGTGGTACATGTGTAAATGTAGGTTGTATTCCGAAGAAGCTAATGCATCAAGCGGCTCTTCTTGGGCAGGCACTCAAAGATTCAAGGGCGTATGGCTGGCAGTATGAAGAACAAG TTAAACACAACTGGGAGATCATGGTAGAAGCAGTTCAAAACTACATTGGCTCTTTAAACTGGGGCTATCGATTGTCGTTAAGAGAGAAATCTGTGACATACCAGAATTCCTATGGAGAATTTGTTGAACCACACAAAATTAAG GCAACTAATAGAAAAGGACAAGTAACCTATCACACAGCACAGACTTTTGTCCTGGCCACAGGAGAAAGGCCTCGATATCTGGGTATTCCTGGAGATAAAGAATACTGTATTACAAG tgatGACCTCTTCTCCCTGCCTTACTGCCCTGGCAAAACACTAGTTGTGGGTGCTTCCTATGTGGCACTGGAATGTGCAGGATTTCTTGCTGGTTTAGGTCTAGATGTCACAGTAATGGTGCGTTCTATACTCCTCCGAGGCTTTGACCAAGAGATGGCAGAAAAAATAGGTGCCCACATGGAAACACATGGTGTAACATTCATAAGAAAGTTTGTACCTACTCAGGCAA AAAGGCTGGAGGATGGCACACCAGGAAGATTAAAAGTGACAGCAAAGTCTACCGAGGGTCCAGAAATTTTTGAAGGAGAATATAACACT gttttgaTAGCCATTGGTCGGGATGCATGCACCAGAAATATTGGCTTACAGACAATTGGTGTCAAAATCAATGAGAA GAATGGGAAAGTACCTGTAAATGATGAAGAACAAACCAACGTGCCTTATGTTTATGCTATTGGAGATATCTTGGATGGAAAGCTTGAACTTACTCCTGTTGCCATTCAGGCAGGGAAACTCTTGGCCCGCAGGCTCTATGGTGGTAGTTCCACAAAG TGTGACTATATCAACGTACCAACGACAGTGTTTACTCCTCTAGAGTATGGCAGCTGTGGGCTAGCTGAAGAGAAAGCCATTGAAGAATATGGAAAGCAAAATTTGGAG GTTTATCACAGCTTGTTCTGGCCACTTGAATGGACAGTACCAGGCAGAGATAACAATACTTGTTATGCAAAGATTATCTGCAACAAGCTTGACAGC AACCGTGTCATAGGATTTCATGTTCTTGGACCTAATGCTGGTGAAGTTACCCAAGGTTTTGCAGCTGCAATAAAATGTGGTCTCACCAAAGAACTCCTTGATGAAACAATTGGTATCCATCCAACCTGTGCAGAG gtgTTCACTACAATGGATATTACAAAGTCTTCAGGACAAGACATCACTCAACGGGGCTGCTGA